The window ACGCTCAAACCAGTCATTAGTTTCACCGGCATGGCCGAAATGAGGGCCTGAACTGGCTCGGCGCCAAACGCCACAATAAGGAATATGGGAATGGCCGGATACAGGAGCGCGGCAATCGTGCCTGGAATGAGGTTCAATCGCACAATGCCTCTGAGATTGCCCTCTTCTGCATATGCATCAGCCTTGTGAACGAACAACGACTTGACTGCCATCATCAGAGGATTCACTGCATTTCCCAGAAGTCCGATGGGTATGGCAAAAGCTAGCGCGGTCTCTACGCTCATGTTGGCGAGAATGCCCATGGCGGTGCCGACGATGCCTGCACTGGTCATATCTCCGGTAGCTGCGCCGCCAACGTTCATGTAGCCAATGTAAACAGCGTTGATAGCTGCGCCAATCCGAATTCCCTTGGCGACGTCACCGAGAATGAGGCCTACGACGGCTCCAGAGACCAATGGCCGCATGAACACCATGAAGCTTAGGTTGATGCTGAAAGGACTCGCTACCCACCAAGTGAACAGCCCGATGAGCAATGCTTGAAACAACCTCTGCCTACCTCCTTTGTGTTGTGCCTGCAGCACGACTGAGTAGACACCCTGCCCTCCTCCGCATTTGCGCTAGCTGGCGCTCACCTCCCTCGACTTTTGCCTGATAATGCACTCTATTCCACACTGGTTTTGAAATTCCTTTCTGACATTTGTTCAAACCGCCGAAATCCCGTTGATCAGCAGGGAAGGAATTTCAATGACCATGTCTAATAGTCAATCCACGAACTGCTAAAGCGTTCGCATTGATTCACTGCAGGAGGGGCTTGAGTGTCAGACAATGACGGCGCGGCTGAACACGATCTCAGCATTCTCGTGTTGATAAGCGAGATGTACTATATTCACGGAAGGACGCAGAAGGATATCGCCGACGACCTCGGATTGTCTCGACCCGCTGTATCAAGGCTTCTGCAGACGGCTAGAGACCAGGGAATAGTCAACATATCCATCGTTGACCCTTCGAAACGGCTGAAAGAGCTTGAAGAGGAGCTCATGTTGGCCTTCGGCCTCAAGGGTTGCAGGCTCTGTCCATCAGGCGAAGACTGCGGAATCCTCAAGGCACGCCTTGGCTACCGCGGAGCGGAGCTGCTTCGCGCAAGCCTGCAACCGGGTGACGTAATAGGAGTCGGAGCCAGTTCCACTGTTTATGAGGTCATCAAGGCGCTCTCCGAAACAAGGGATTGCCCCTGCCTACGAGTTGTTCCACTGTCAGGCGGCAATCTTGGCATCGACGGCCAGCCTCAGATCAACCAGGTGGTGCACGTGGCGGCTCAGCGGCTGAATGCAGAGTTCAAATACCTCAATGCTCCCCTCTATATCGGTGAACCCAGCATCGCTGAGTCCTTGATGGAGGATGCATCCATCCGGCAGTGCACTAGCCTGTGGGACCAGCTTGGATGCGCCTTGATTGGCGTCGGCAATGGCAACATTGCCGACATCCATGATCCTTACTTCATGGCGGCCCTTGAAGCAGTTGGGCACTCGCGTGTGGCAGCTGCAGTCTGCGGGTGGTTTCTTGATGCAGATGGCCACGGAATCAAGGGCAAGAGCACCACATCGGTAAGTCCTGATCAGCTGAAGAAGGCGCGCAACGTGTTTGCCATCGCAGGTGGAAAGGCCAAGGCGAGGGCGATCCTATCAGTTCTGCGAAGCGAGTTTGTAACACACCTCGTCACCGATGAAGACGTGGCTCGAGCGGTCTTGTTCATGAAATCGTAGCCTACGATGAGTTCTACACCAAGCACCATCGGGCGGCATATGAGTATCTGGGTGGCTTGCTTGCCAGGCTGGGCGAAGCCTATCAGGTTCTCTCCTCTGCGCCCCACTACTCGCTCGAGGCTGCACGGCAGGAGATGGGGTGGATGCAGGCTTTGCTCCCCGCAGTGTGCGAGCTGGAAGAGAAAGGCCTGAGGCACATGTGGGAGGCTGAGTACGGCGGCAGTTCGTCAATGGCGGCGAGGTCCTTTCCACCTGCAGCCTCTGACCCAGGCTATCCCGTCATAGGCGCCGTTCAGAGCCTATCGCGCTCTCACTCTCACCACTAGAACGCTCTTCTCACCGAGCGCCACCTTCAGCCCGGCTCCCGCCCTGATCGTGCCGAGCCGCTCCCCGGTCAAGTAGTTGTCGGCCTCCCAATCTCCGCCCCTGTTGTCTCTGGGCGCGATTTCTCCTTCCACAGGCTGCCAGAGGTGATTAACCGCCCAGACCAGGCGGCAGTCAGGGTCGTACGTGCTCAGCACGGACGTCTCGACGCCAGTTCCATACTTGGGTTTGCCGGGCCGAAACTCCCACCCCCCGGCCAGCCCCGCCTCGCGGAAGAGAGCCCGGTATATCGTCGCGCATTCCGCGCGGTTCGGGGAGTCCACCGAGGCGGCAAGGTAGTATTCGATGGGGTAGGTGCAGAAGTACACTGTTCCCTTCCCGAGCGCATTTTTCAGCAGAACCGGCCATCCGCCCTGGTCGCGAGCTATCACCCGCGCCGAAGTGGGCTCCACCGGGCAGTATGCCTGGCCGGTCCATGATCCCTCAGGGTCCAGCACACAACTGGCGCCGGGGCGGATATCGCCGAAGCCTTCTTCGAATTCCACTTCCACCGGGCGGGGCGGACTATCCACGAGTCCGTATGTCAGCCGGTGTCGGCAGCCGAAGAGCCTCTCGAAACCGAAGGCCCACATCCCGACATGCACTGGAACTGCTCCTGCGAAGTAGGAGCAGTAGAACGTGCCTCCTGCCCGGACATACTCCTCTATCTGTTTCCAGTAAGACGCTGTGAGCTTCTGCGTGCTCGGGGCCATAACGAGGCGCTTCTCACCCGGGCGGAGCGGATCAGCGTCTTCCCTAATGAAATTGGTCCGGACCCCCGCACACCTTGTCAACACATGCGCCTCGAGCATGATCGCCCTCATGGCATCTCGGTCTTGCCAAGAGAACGGGTAGTCAACGTGGTAGTATGACGGCACGATGATGTCTGCCTCAGGATCGCACACCCTCCCCCGGTCCGCCTCGACCCGCCGGACCAGGCCGGCGAACTCCCCAAGCTCGAGGCCTGCCGGCTTTGCAGTCCCGTCTGTGCGGGTGACCCCGAAGGATAGCTCGAATGGGTGATGCGAATATGGCGCCTGCTCGGGAAGGTCGAAATCGGAGTAACACCAGCCCAAGGCCCCGGACGCCCCGGCCAGCAAGGTGGAGTGAAGGCATGTCCGGTAGTACGCAGCTGCGTTGTCGTCGCTGGCATGATCACTCGAGCATCCGAACTCCTCGAGGATGCATGGCTTCCCATACCGTCTGACCGCAGCCACGAGGGAAGATGCGGTGAAAGAGTGCCTGAGCGCGTCCCTTTCCACTGGATAGGTGTGAGGCCCGAGAAAGTCAACAACCGGCGCGATCTCGTCAAGCGAGAACCCACTCTCCCGGCCCGACACCTCCGGACCCCAGGCGCCGTCGCCGGCGCCCACGGGATGAACGGGGTCGACCTTGCGTATGGCCTCCGCGAGCCTGCTGGCCCATGCCGCCACGTCTGCCCTCTCGCCCGGCCCGCCGTAAAGGGGCATCTCGTTTGAGAGAATCCAGCCGCGCAGGGCCGGGTGATTTCCGTAACGACTGGCAACACGTGTGCAGAGCAGTTCGAAGGCGCCCACTACCTCCGGATCAGAGTAGAGGCTCCGGCCTCCACGCCATGGAACGTCCCAATTCTCCCCGGACATGTGGCCCACTATCAGAGTGGGTATGGCGCCGATCCCAGTCTCTTTGCATATGTCGAGGAACTCCCCGAGGCGCTCCATCATGACCTCGTTCACCTCGACCGGAGAAGGCAAGAAGTCGGGAGTGAAAAGGAAGAACCTCACCACGTTGAGGCCCATTTCAGCCATCTGCCTGACTTCGCCCCGGATGAGGCCGGGGCGCCAGTCCCTCCACATGAACGGCCCTGAGTGCCTGGGCCAGTAA is drawn from Clostridia bacterium and contains these coding sequences:
- a CDS encoding PTS sugar transporter subunit IIC; the protein is MFQALLIGLFTWWVASPFSINLSFMVFMRPLVSGAVVGLILGDVAKGIRIGAAINAVYIGYMNVGGAATGDMTSAGIVGTAMGILANMSVETALAFAIPIGLLGNAVNPLMMAVKSLFVHKADAYAEEGNLRGIVRLNLIPGTIAALLYPAIPIFLIVAFGAEPVQALISAMPVKLMTGLSVTGKLLPAVGYAMLFRYMARDTMDLSIYLIGFVFAAYLKLDIIGIVILGMCTAALLYFRHDGKGASENVG
- a CDS encoding sugar-binding domain-containing protein translates to MSDNDGAAEHDLSILVLISEMYYIHGRTQKDIADDLGLSRPAVSRLLQTARDQGIVNISIVDPSKRLKELEEELMLAFGLKGCRLCPSGEDCGILKARLGYRGAELLRASLQPGDVIGVGASSTVYEVIKALSETRDCPCLRVVPLSGGNLGIDGQPQINQVVHVAAQRLNAEFKYLNAPLYIGEPSIAESLMEDASIRQCTSLWDQLGCALIGVGNGNIADIHDPYFMAALEAVGHSRVAAAVCGWFLDADGHGIKGKSTTSVSPDQLKKARNVFAIAGGKAKARAILSVLRSEFVTHLVTDEDVARAVLFMKS
- a CDS encoding cellulase family glycosylhydrolase — its product is MAENAEYLVGLNYWPRHSGPFMWRDWRPGLIRGEVRQMAEMGLNVVRFFLFTPDFLPSPVEVNEVMMERLGEFLDICKETGIGAIPTLIVGHMSGENWDVPWRGGRSLYSDPEVVGAFELLCTRVASRYGNHPALRGWILSNEMPLYGGPGERADVAAWASRLAEAIRKVDPVHPVGAGDGAWGPEVSGRESGFSLDEIAPVVDFLGPHTYPVERDALRHSFTASSLVAAVRRYGKPCILEEFGCSSDHASDDNAAAYYRTCLHSTLLAGASGALGWCYSDFDLPEQAPYSHHPFELSFGVTRTDGTAKPAGLELGEFAGLVRRVEADRGRVCDPEADIIVPSYYHVDYPFSWQDRDAMRAIMLEAHVLTRCAGVRTNFIREDADPLRPGEKRLVMAPSTQKLTASYWKQIEEYVRAGGTFYCSYFAGAVPVHVGMWAFGFERLFGCRHRLTYGLVDSPPRPVEVEFEEGFGDIRPGASCVLDPEGSWTGQAYCPVEPTSARVIARDQGGWPVLLKNALGKGTVYFCTYPIEYYLAASVDSPNRAECATIYRALFREAGLAGGWEFRPGKPKYGTGVETSVLSTYDPDCRLVWAVNHLWQPVEGEIAPRDNRGGDWEADNYLTGERLGTIRAGAGLKVALGEKSVLVVRVRAR